From Funiculus sociatus GB2-C1, the proteins below share one genomic window:
- the hetZ gene encoding heterocyst differentiation protein HetZ has product MGNIYQRVEAIFKLLFNELRESTKASEDNCREVAARIASEVARICHESKRIQDSGDVETWATTLARLRLKQCLHYYQMGAHRGRVELHATLSAIVYRYITPSQVPTSYQARLVLIEDFLQGFYAESLNAFRRENAIVTKYRPHTLLELAEYMAFAERYGKRRIPLPGHRTQQLIILRAQTFSQQQPPETSVDMEQAAEGGATESDSVWNEATVHQVREAMVGHEPEPLEKSLRQTVVKELMKYLKDRQQTECVDYFTLRLKDLSAGEIEAILGLTPRQRDYLQQRFKYHLIRFALSHRWELVHQWLEADLERNLGLTPQQWQVFQGLLSAQQAELLRLKQQGVEAAAIAQTLNCTVSQVEKRWFKLLELAWEIRNRSVSGASASQDE; this is encoded by the coding sequence GTGGGGAATATCTACCAGCGCGTGGAGGCAATTTTTAAACTACTATTTAACGAACTCCGAGAGTCAACAAAAGCCTCGGAGGATAACTGTCGTGAGGTGGCGGCGCGGATAGCCAGTGAAGTCGCCCGAATTTGTCATGAGAGTAAACGCATCCAAGATTCAGGAGATGTGGAAACTTGGGCGACGACACTGGCTCGTCTTCGCCTAAAGCAATGTCTTCACTATTATCAGATGGGCGCACATCGGGGAAGAGTGGAATTACACGCTACTCTGAGTGCAATTGTCTATCGCTACATTACACCTTCACAGGTGCCAACGAGCTATCAGGCGCGGCTGGTGCTGATTGAAGATTTCTTGCAAGGATTCTATGCGGAATCCTTAAATGCGTTTCGCCGCGAGAATGCGATTGTTACCAAGTATCGCCCCCATACTCTTTTAGAGTTGGCAGAATACATGGCTTTTGCCGAACGCTACGGCAAGCGACGCATTCCGCTTCCGGGTCATCGTACTCAGCAACTCATCATCCTGCGGGCGCAGACATTTTCGCAACAGCAACCTCCGGAAACTTCCGTAGATATGGAGCAGGCGGCTGAGGGAGGCGCTACCGAGTCAGACTCGGTTTGGAATGAAGCAACGGTGCATCAGGTGCGGGAGGCAATGGTAGGTCATGAACCGGAACCGTTGGAAAAGAGCCTGCGCCAAACGGTGGTTAAGGAGTTGATGAAATATCTCAAAGACCGCCAGCAGACTGAATGCGTCGATTACTTTACGCTGCGCCTGAAAGATTTATCTGCCGGGGAAATTGAGGCGATTTTGGGTTTGACTCCCCGCCAGAGGGATTATTTACAACAACGCTTCAAATATCATTTAATTCGGTTTGCCCTTTCCCATCGCTGGGAACTGGTGCATCAGTGGTTAGAAGCGGATTTGGAGCGCAATTTGGGACTAACACCCCAGCAATGGCAGGTGTTTCAAGGACTTTTGAGCGCTCAACAGGCTGAATTACTACGATTAAAGCAACAGGGAGTGGAAGCAGCAGCGATCGCTCAGACTTTAAATTGTACGGTTTCCCAGGTCGAAAAGCGATGGTTTAAGCTGCTGGAGCTTGCCTGGGAAATTCGCAATCGTTCAGTATCCGGAGCAAGTGCATCTCAAGATGAATAG
- a CDS encoding transglutaminase TgpA family protein: MTNSALHRVRQRLETTSKPETEESILLRVLVQALVVVGIIATDVAAETQISLWAVPLSLVGATWSWYRRRDRNVPVKFLIAIGMVVALTVFLRNLFGALNDTRLVLAELLIHLQVLHSFDLPRRKDLGYSMVIGLILLGVAGTVSQTLTFAPILLLFLGVALPVLVLDYRSRLGLLEGKSKKTKVKKNPQEIKSTFKFYFLLFTLIVGLGLTIFALMPRFPGYQLQTFPVSGPQGLEQQNFSSNGRAIVNPGYARQGKQGRGGGGGQNQERGAGQMDDTFYYGFSSKINQNLRGEMKPKVVMRVRSQAEGFWRVLALDRYTGQGWEISRDKQTQTVQRPAWSYRFFLPRQVIFSGKTKQVIQSYTIVSELPNLIPALSYPKELYFPTQEVAMDTESGLRSPTGLGEGFTYTVISEVPVRDRALLAKTSTDYSERIRNYYLQVPPEISDKVRQLTEEILAKSRKPITSPYEKALYLAQYLKQNYTIPQDPLGLPFLDENEDLVEAFLFKHKGGYPDHFSSVLTIMLRSISIPSRLVAGFSPGEFNPFTGFYVVRNTDAYAMTEVYFPNYGWFAFDPIPGNPLIPPSVEEDQTFSVLRQFWHWVAGWLPSPVASWLNNVFGAITIWLIGAIIWLWALLSNGWVGLFTGIILAICLGFLGWLAWNRLQALRYRLWLGKLPPMESIYQQMLKELSVQGYAKHPAHTPLEYAYQARQHHSPDKAEVINEISQAYVQWRYGGETPNLKQLRSRLQSLKKSQIKKVWEKRSRLKLVKQ; encoded by the coding sequence ATGACTAATTCAGCTTTGCATCGGGTGCGGCAACGGCTAGAAACAACGTCGAAGCCGGAAACGGAAGAATCAATCCTGCTACGGGTGCTGGTGCAGGCACTCGTAGTTGTGGGGATTATTGCCACGGATGTAGCGGCGGAAACTCAGATTAGTTTATGGGCTGTGCCGCTGAGTCTAGTTGGTGCGACGTGGAGTTGGTATCGACGACGCGATCGCAATGTGCCTGTAAAATTTTTGATAGCGATTGGGATGGTGGTAGCACTAACAGTTTTTTTGAGAAATCTGTTTGGTGCTTTGAATGATACACGCTTGGTGCTTGCAGAATTGTTAATTCATCTGCAAGTGCTGCACAGCTTTGACCTCCCGCGTCGCAAAGATTTGGGTTATTCGATGGTGATTGGGCTGATTTTGTTAGGCGTTGCTGGTACAGTCAGCCAAACATTAACCTTTGCGCCAATTTTGCTGTTGTTTTTGGGCGTAGCGCTGCCTGTTTTGGTGCTAGATTATCGCTCTCGGTTAGGCCTACTTGAAGGCAAAAGTAAAAAGACAAAAGTTAAAAAAAATCCCCAAGAAATTAAAAGCACTTTTAAGTTTTACTTTTTACTTTTTACTTTAATTGTCGGGCTGGGACTAACTATTTTTGCATTGATGCCCCGGTTTCCTGGCTATCAACTACAAACATTTCCAGTTAGCGGGCCTCAAGGTTTAGAACAACAAAATTTTTCTAGTAACGGCCGCGCCATAGTTAACCCTGGTTACGCCAGACAAGGTAAACAAGGTAGAGGTGGAGGCGGCGGACAAAACCAAGAAAGGGGCGCCGGGCAGATGGATGATACCTTCTACTACGGCTTTAGCAGCAAAATTAACCAGAATCTCCGGGGGGAGATGAAGCCCAAAGTGGTGATGCGAGTGCGATCACAAGCCGAGGGATTTTGGCGAGTGCTGGCGTTAGATCGCTACACTGGTCAGGGTTGGGAAATTTCCCGCGACAAGCAAACGCAGACTGTGCAACGTCCGGCCTGGTCGTACCGATTTTTCCTTCCCAGACAGGTAATCTTCAGTGGGAAAACTAAACAGGTGATTCAGAGTTACACAATAGTCTCTGAACTGCCGAATCTGATTCCCGCCTTATCCTATCCTAAAGAACTGTATTTTCCCACACAGGAAGTAGCGATGGATACCGAGAGCGGTTTGCGATCGCCTACAGGTTTGGGGGAAGGATTTACCTACACCGTAATTTCGGAAGTACCAGTACGCGATCGCGCTCTTTTGGCGAAAACATCAACAGACTATTCCGAAAGAATCCGCAATTACTATCTGCAAGTTCCTCCAGAAATCTCTGACAAAGTGCGGCAGCTAACCGAAGAAATATTAGCCAAGTCGAGAAAACCCATCACCTCTCCCTACGAAAAAGCTCTCTACTTAGCTCAGTATCTCAAACAAAACTACACCATCCCACAAGACCCTCTTGGCTTGCCTTTTTTGGATGAAAACGAAGACTTAGTAGAAGCATTTCTCTTCAAACACAAAGGAGGTTATCCTGACCACTTCTCCAGCGTTTTAACAATTATGTTGCGATCGATTAGCATTCCATCGCGGTTAGTGGCAGGCTTTTCACCAGGGGAGTTCAATCCCTTCACTGGCTTCTATGTCGTCCGCAACACCGACGCTTACGCGATGACAGAAGTGTATTTTCCCAACTACGGCTGGTTTGCCTTTGATCCGATTCCCGGTAATCCCTTAATTCCCCCCTCCGTTGAAGAAGACCAAACCTTTAGCGTGTTGCGCCAGTTCTGGCATTGGGTTGCGGGGTGGTTGCCTTCGCCTGTAGCAAGTTGGTTAAATAACGTATTCGGTGCCATTACCATCTGGCTGATTGGGGCGATAATCTGGTTATGGGCGCTGCTTTCCAATGGCTGGGTGGGATTGTTTACTGGGATTATATTGGCAATTTGCCTGGGGTTCCTCGGTTGGTTGGCTTGGAACAGGTTGCAAGCATTGCGTTACCGCCTCTGGCTGGGTAAGTTGCCGCCGATGGAAAGTATCTACCAGCAAATGCTTAAGGAGTTGAGTGTCCAAGGATACGCCAAGCACCCAGCACACACTCCCCTAGAGTATGCTTATCAAGCACGTCAACACCATTCACCCGACAAAGCCGAAGTCATCAACGAAATTTCTCAGGCATATGTCCAATGGCGTTATGGCGGAGAGACACCGAATTTAAAACAGTTGCGATCGCGCTTGCAAAGTTTGAAAAAATCTCAGATTAAGAAGGTTTGGGAGAAGCGATCGCGTTTAAAACTCGTAAAACAATAA
- a CDS encoding NUDIX hydrolase, translated as MPGRGSKKIAQQPTLADFKVGVDNVIFSVDTAQNRLLVLLVMRQEEPFSGHWCLPGTLVRQGESLEDAAYRILAEKIRVKNLYLEQLYTFGGPGRDLRECDDSYGVRYLSVSYFALVRFEEAELIADGVSGIAWYPLEQVPQLAFDHNKILEYGHRRLRNKLEYSPVAFEVLPEVFTLSDLYQLYTTVLGDNFADYSNFRARLLKLGFLYDTKVKVSRGAGRPASLYRFDAEAFAPFKDKPLVFI; from the coding sequence ATGCCAGGACGCGGCTCGAAAAAAATAGCACAACAACCGACATTAGCCGATTTTAAAGTCGGAGTTGATAACGTAATTTTCTCAGTCGATACAGCGCAAAATCGACTGTTAGTTTTGTTAGTAATGCGCCAAGAAGAACCCTTCTCAGGACATTGGTGCTTACCCGGTACTTTAGTCCGTCAAGGAGAATCTTTAGAAGATGCCGCATATCGAATTTTAGCTGAAAAAATTCGCGTCAAAAACTTGTACTTGGAACAGTTATACACCTTTGGCGGGCCAGGACGCGACCTGAGGGAATGTGATGATAGTTATGGGGTGCGTTATCTATCAGTTAGTTACTTTGCTCTGGTACGGTTTGAAGAAGCTGAATTAATTGCCGATGGCGTTAGTGGTATTGCTTGGTATCCCTTAGAACAAGTGCCGCAACTCGCCTTTGACCACAATAAAATTTTAGAGTACGGTCATCGGCGTTTGCGAAATAAGTTAGAGTATAGCCCAGTGGCATTTGAAGTGTTGCCAGAGGTATTTACTTTGAGTGACTTATATCAGCTTTACACGACAGTTTTAGGGGATAATTTTGCAGATTATTCCAATTTCCGCGCCCGGTTGTTGAAGCTGGGTTTTCTTTACGATACTAAAGTAAAAGTGTCGCGTGGTGCTGGTCGTCCGGCTAGTTTGTATCGGTTTGATGCTGAAGCGTTTGCCCCGTTTAAGGATAAGCCTTTGGTTTTTATCTAA
- a CDS encoding NAD+ synthase: MKIAIAQLNPTIGDLANNAQQILNAAKIASENNVRLLLTPELSLCGYPPRDLLLNPSFIETMANVLQQLAQNLPPNIAVLVGTVEPNSKAHVAGGKPLFNSIAWLENGQLQQIFHKRLLPTYDVFDEYRYFEPGLQANAFTLDNLHIGVTICEDLWNDEEFWGKRSYAINPIVDLAQLDVNFIVNLSASPYRVGKHKLRESMLRHSASRFNKPIVYANQVGGNDDLIFDGCSFALNRTGEVVSRAFAFETDLVLIEFDEEKRDLIPANSSSLRGEGGISPLPETEDEEIWGALVLGVRDYARKCGFSKVVIGLSGGIDSALVAAIASSALGSENVFGILMPSPYSSDHSIKDALELAENLGIATEILPIGDLMTGYDKTLEKVFADTSFGLAEENIQSRIRGNLLMAIANKFGYLLLSTGNKSEMAVGYCTLYGDMNGGLAVIADVPKTCVYSLCNWLNAEKLGTGDWGLGPWEEKNATLSSIRKEIIPTNIIFKPPSAELKPGQVDQDSLPSYDILDDILQRLIHEYQSSAQIIAAGHDATVVKRVMQLVARAEFKRRQAPPGIKITDRAFGTGWRMPIASRWAVNN, encoded by the coding sequence ATGAAAATTGCGATCGCTCAACTTAACCCTACAATTGGCGACCTCGCCAACAACGCCCAACAAATTCTCAATGCTGCTAAAATTGCATCTGAGAATAATGTCCGTTTATTGTTAACACCGGAACTTTCTTTATGCGGTTATCCGCCACGGGATTTGCTCTTAAATCCCAGCTTCATTGAAACAATGGCAAACGTTTTACAGCAATTAGCGCAAAATTTACCGCCAAATATAGCTGTTTTAGTGGGAACAGTTGAACCAAATTCAAAAGCGCACGTTGCTGGCGGGAAACCTTTATTTAACAGTATCGCCTGGTTAGAAAATGGTCAGTTACAGCAAATTTTTCACAAGCGACTGTTACCAACCTACGATGTTTTTGACGAATATCGATATTTTGAACCAGGGCTGCAAGCTAATGCTTTCACCCTCGACAATCTCCACATCGGAGTAACAATCTGCGAAGATTTGTGGAACGATGAGGAATTTTGGGGTAAGCGCAGCTATGCGATAAATCCAATTGTTGATTTAGCTCAATTGGATGTAAATTTTATTGTAAATTTATCAGCTTCGCCTTACAGAGTTGGTAAGCACAAGTTGCGAGAATCGATGTTGCGACATAGCGCGTCTCGCTTCAATAAACCAATCGTATATGCTAATCAGGTTGGGGGAAATGATGACTTAATTTTTGATGGTTGCAGTTTCGCTTTAAATCGTACTGGTGAGGTAGTTAGTCGCGCTTTTGCTTTTGAAACAGATTTGGTGTTAATAGAATTTGATGAGGAAAAGCGGGATCTGATCCCCGCCAACTCCTCCTCTTTAAGAGGTGAGGGAGGGATATCGCCTTTACCCGAAACTGAAGATGAGGAAATTTGGGGTGCTTTGGTGTTGGGGGTGCGAGACTATGCGCGTAAGTGCGGCTTTTCTAAAGTAGTTATTGGTTTGAGTGGTGGGATCGACTCGGCATTAGTGGCAGCGATCGCATCCTCTGCATTAGGATCAGAAAATGTATTCGGCATTCTCATGCCTTCTCCCTACAGTTCCGATCATTCTATTAAAGATGCGCTGGAATTAGCCGAAAATCTGGGCATTGCAACTGAAATTCTGCCCATTGGCGATTTAATGACAGGTTACGACAAAACTCTGGAAAAGGTGTTTGCTGACACATCTTTTGGACTTGCTGAGGAGAATATTCAATCGCGGATTCGCGGTAATTTATTAATGGCGATCGCTAACAAGTTTGGCTATCTCCTACTATCTACAGGCAATAAATCAGAAATGGCGGTTGGTTACTGTACGCTTTACGGCGATATGAATGGCGGATTAGCTGTAATTGCTGACGTACCTAAAACCTGCGTCTATTCCCTTTGTAATTGGCTGAATGCTGAGAAACTGGGGACTGGGGACTGGGGACTAGGGCCTTGGGAAGAAAAGAATGCTACTCTTTCCTCTATCCGAAAAGAAATTATCCCAACCAATATCATCTTCAAGCCTCCGAGTGCAGAATTAAAACCCGGTCAAGTTGATCAAGATTCTCTGCCGTCTTATGATATTTTGGACGACATTTTACAACGCTTAATTCACGAGTATCAATCATCAGCCCAAATTATCGCCGCCGGACATGATGCAACTGTCGTTAAGCGAGTAATGCAGCTGGTAGCGCGTGCGGAATTTAAGCGGCGACAAGCACCTCCGGGAATTAAGATTACAGATCGCGCTTTTGGTACTGGTTGGCGAATGCCAATTGCCAGTCGTTGGGCGGTAAACAATTAA
- a CDS encoding isochorismate lyase, with translation MEPEETLDIQDIRNEIDKIDRKIIELLGKRFEYVKAAANFKTSEESVKAPERRQAMMQQRRVWAEEQGLNPDLIEKLYQDLVTYFMNEELNHWKSRK, from the coding sequence ATGGAACCCGAAGAGACTTTAGATATCCAAGACATTCGTAATGAGATTGATAAAATTGACCGGAAAATTATCGAACTTCTTGGCAAGCGATTTGAATATGTGAAAGCTGCTGCCAATTTCAAAACCAGTGAAGAAAGTGTAAAAGCCCCAGAACGTCGTCAGGCTATGATGCAGCAAAGACGTGTTTGGGCTGAAGAACAAGGCTTAAATCCTGATCTAATTGAAAAGTTATATCAAGATTTAGTCACTTATTTTATGAATGAAGAATTAAACCATTGGAAATCAAGAAAATAA
- a CDS encoding nicotinate phosphoribosyltransferase — MKISLDGLAKHPNPLQEQERAEDRELAIAPEDYSLLTDLYQLTMAACYTGEGLEQRRASFELFVRRLPNGFGYLIAMGLAQALDYLEKFRFTSSQLEALQATGIFAQAPARFWSLLEEGRFTGDVWAVPEGTAVFANEPLLRVEAPLWQAQLVETYLLNTINYQSLVATRAARMRDAAGAQATLLEFGTRRAFSPQASVWAARAALAAGLDATSNVLAAIKLGQKPSGTIAHALVMAIAATSGSEQEAFKAFHRYFPGAPLLIDTYDTVAAAQGLAQMLAAGETQLAGVRIDSGDLVTLSKQVRSLLPDVPIFASGDLDEYEIARLKAAGACIDGYGLGTRLVTGTALNGVYKLVEIDGIPVMKESSGKITYPGRKQIFRRHQGSQVKADRLGLLTESPNGEEPLLQLVVKQGEQVQLPDLAEIRERTAASVASLPALTRSLDSPISVSVEISEALRLLTEETRLG, encoded by the coding sequence ATGAAAATTTCCCTTGACGGACTTGCAAAGCATCCGAACCCGCTTCAGGAGCAGGAAAGGGCAGAAGATCGGGAACTGGCGATCGCGCCTGAAGATTATAGCCTCCTGACCGACCTCTACCAGCTGACGATGGCAGCTTGCTACACAGGCGAAGGTCTGGAGCAAAGACGCGCCAGCTTTGAGTTGTTTGTGCGGCGCCTACCAAACGGCTTTGGCTATTTGATTGCGATGGGGCTGGCGCAGGCGCTAGACTACCTGGAGAAATTCCGCTTTACATCAAGTCAGCTGGAGGCTTTGCAGGCGACAGGGATTTTTGCACAAGCACCAGCGCGATTTTGGTCGCTGCTGGAGGAAGGTCGCTTCACAGGCGATGTGTGGGCAGTTCCAGAGGGAACGGCTGTTTTTGCTAACGAGCCACTGCTACGGGTGGAAGCTCCCTTATGGCAAGCTCAGTTAGTAGAAACCTACCTGCTGAACACCATCAACTATCAGAGTTTGGTGGCGACGCGGGCGGCGCGGATGCGCGATGCGGCTGGGGCGCAAGCGACGCTGCTAGAATTTGGGACGCGACGGGCGTTTAGTCCCCAAGCCTCTGTGTGGGCGGCGAGGGCGGCGTTGGCAGCTGGGTTAGATGCCACTTCTAATGTATTGGCAGCGATCAAATTGGGTCAAAAGCCTAGTGGAACGATTGCTCATGCTTTGGTGATGGCGATCGCAGCCACATCTGGAAGCGAACAAGAGGCTTTTAAGGCATTCCACCGCTATTTTCCTGGTGCGCCATTGTTGATTGATACATACGATACAGTCGCCGCTGCCCAAGGTTTGGCACAAATGTTAGCAGCAGGGGAAACACAATTGGCTGGGGTGCGGATAGATTCGGGGGATTTGGTAACTTTATCTAAACAAGTGCGATCGCTTTTACCCGATGTTCCCATCTTTGCCAGTGGCGATTTGGATGAATACGAAATTGCCAGATTGAAAGCAGCTGGCGCTTGCATCGACGGTTATGGACTGGGAACTCGACTGGTTACGGGAACAGCTTTAAATGGGGTTTATAAACTGGTGGAAATTGATGGCATTCCCGTGATGAAAGAATCGAGCGGTAAGATAACTTATCCTGGTCGAAAGCAGATTTTTCGCCGCCATCAGGGAAGTCAGGTTAAAGCAGACAGATTGGGATTGTTGACGGAAAGCCCTAATGGAGAAGAACCTTTGTTGCAGCTGGTGGTTAAACAGGGCGAACAGGTGCAGTTACCAGATTTAGCGGAAATTCGAGAGCGTACAGCTGCATCAGTTGCTAGTTTACCAGCTCTGACGCGATCGCTTGATTCTCCCATTTCTGTATCTGTGGAGATTTCTGAGGCGCTGAGGTTGTTGACTGAAGAAACTCGTCTTGGTTAA
- a CDS encoding nicotinate-nucleotide adenylyltransferase, producing the protein MKRIALFGTSADPPTSGHQAILNWLSQHYDLVAVWASDNPFKSHQTPLEHRSRMLRLLIEELNSTWHNICLFQELSSPRTLETVQKARGIWGMSVDFTVVIGSDLVSQMPRWYRVEDWLRQVQLLVVPRPGYPIEDSSLEELRQMGAHIAIAHLNAPAVSSTAYRENGNTKALTTTVKDYINRERLYECQDAARKK; encoded by the coding sequence ATGAAGAGAATTGCTTTGTTTGGTACAAGTGCTGACCCGCCGACATCGGGACATCAGGCGATCCTTAATTGGCTGTCTCAACACTACGATCTGGTGGCGGTGTGGGCATCGGATAATCCGTTTAAGTCTCACCAAACGCCGTTAGAACATCGATCCAGAATGCTACGGTTGCTGATTGAGGAACTTAATTCGACTTGGCACAATATCTGCCTGTTTCAGGAACTCAGCAGTCCGAGAACTCTGGAAACGGTGCAGAAGGCCAGGGGAATTTGGGGAATGTCGGTAGACTTTACAGTAGTAATTGGTTCCGACTTAGTTAGCCAGATGCCGCGTTGGTATAGAGTTGAAGATTGGTTGCGGCAAGTGCAACTGCTGGTAGTACCTAGACCAGGATATCCGATAGAAGACTCTAGTTTAGAGGAACTGCGGCAGATGGGGGCGCACATAGCGATCGCTCACCTTAACGCGCCAGCGGTTTCCTCTACAGCGTATCGTGAGAATGGAAACACCAAAGCCTTGACGACCACCGTCAAAGACTATATCAATAGAGAACGTTTATACGAATGCCAGGACGCGGCTCGAAAAAAATAG
- a CDS encoding PFE-CTERM domain-containing protein, with product MTTALLCLPSSAYAAVFNIASGGQIFDFSTSVFTFSVSGEGTITDLNVRFSAQHTYDSDLTVFLRSPTGTQIQLFSQVGSFEDNFQDTLLDDQAAIAITAGDAPFIGAYRPSSPLSAFNGQNPNGTWTLSIVDDFAAEDGYLYQAGDAAPWGTALGTQLSFNSSTPVPYEFSPTLGILVLGGWGAATQLKKQLQKRK from the coding sequence TTGACGACAGCACTGTTATGCTTACCATCGAGTGCTTACGCAGCAGTTTTCAACATCGCCTCAGGCGGGCAGATTTTCGATTTTTCGACATCGGTTTTTACTTTCAGTGTCTCCGGCGAGGGAACCATCACCGACCTGAACGTGAGGTTTTCCGCCCAGCATACTTATGATTCTGACTTGACTGTTTTCTTGCGATCGCCAACTGGAACACAAATTCAACTATTTTCGCAGGTAGGTAGCTTTGAGGACAACTTTCAGGATACCCTGCTCGACGATCAAGCAGCGATCGCAATTACTGCTGGTGACGCGCCATTTATCGGTGCCTATAGACCTAGTAGCCCCCTGAGTGCGTTCAATGGGCAGAACCCCAACGGAACCTGGACATTGAGCATTGTTGACGACTTTGCCGCCGAGGATGGCTATTTGTACCAAGCAGGCGACGCAGCACCGTGGGGGACTGCCCTTGGTACGCAGCTGAGTTTTAATTCTTCTACTCCAGTGCCTTACGAGTTTTCACCAACCTTGGGCATATTGGTGCTGGGCGGTTGGGGTGCGGCGACTCAACTCAAAAAACAACTGCAAAAACGCAAGTAA